CCCTTTGTTAGCAAGAAGAAAGGTGGTCGGGTGTGTCGTGGTGCCCGGGGGCACCAGTGACTGGGTCCTCCATGCCCAGCGCCGCCAGCAAGGCCGTCAGCTCCGCCGGCAGGTCGCTGACGATGCTGACGGGCCGGTGATCGAAGGGGTCGTGCAGCGCCAGTCGGGAACAATGCAGAAAGAGCCGGTCGAGGCCCCTCGGCGCCGGCCCCCGGTAGCGCCGGTCGCCGGCGAGAGGGTGGCCGGCATCGGCCAGCTGTCGGCGAATCTGGTGAGTTCGGCCGGTCTGCAGCTGCAACTCCAGCAGGGAGTAGCCGCTCTGCGTGGCCAGGGTCCGGAAGACGGTCGTCGCTTCCTTGAGCTTCTCCTTGGCCGGCACCGGCGAGGTGAGCAGGCCGCTGGCGGGCATGGCGCCTGCCACCAGGGCGAGATAGGTCTTCTCCACCCTTTGCTCCATGAACTGTTTCCCCAGCCCGGCGATGGCTTTGGCCCCCTTGCCGAAGATGACCGGTCCAGATGTCTCGGCATCGAGCCGGTGGATGGGGGCGATCTTGAACGGCTCATGGCGCTGACGCATCAACGACCGCACCCGCTCCGTGAGGTTGTCCTGCTCGTGGCCGACGCCGCGATGCACCGCCAGCCCTGCCGGTTTGAAAGCGACCAGCAGGCTGGGCGTTTCGCCCAGGATTTCGACGGCCAGGCTGGCAGCCTGCCGGAGTTCCGCCAGGCGCCGGCTGTCGGGGAGCGTCAGCCGGGCG
The Desulfuromonadales bacterium DNA segment above includes these coding regions:
- a CDS encoding RluA family pseudouridine synthase; the protein is MNEWMVSEAEAGLTALEFLQQRLPGAPTAYLRQLLRGGKVREGGQALAADSRLPAGARLTLPDSRRLAELRQAASLAVEILGETPSLLVAFKPAGLAVHRGVGHEQDNLTERVRSLMRQRHEPFKIAPIHRLDAETSGPVIFGKGAKAIAGLGKQFMEQRVEKTYLALVAGAMPASGLLTSPVPAKEKLKEATTVFRTLATQSGYSLLELQLQTGRTHQIRRQLADAGHPLAGDRRYRGPAPRGLDRLFLHCSRLALHDPFDHRPVSIVSDLPAELTALLAALGMEDPVTGAPGHHDTPDHLSSC